From Rhinoraja longicauda isolate Sanriku21f chromosome 30, sRhiLon1.1, whole genome shotgun sequence, a single genomic window includes:
- the LOC144608071 gene encoding segment polarity protein dishevelled homolog DVL-1-like isoform X6, whose translation MVTSGLWHCFGRNRQTRGSAQRTAQSNQGVQSTRLLLRPLQPVRCFPEAPPQVYQFARVNGHTKPDRHRNPGGYDSASTVMSSELDSSSFIDSDNDNTSRLSSSMEQSTSSRLMRRHKRRRRRHRMRQMDRSSSLSSITDSTMSLNIVTVTLNMEKYNFLGISIVGQSNDRGDGGIYIGSIMKGGAVAADGRIEPGDMLLQVNDVNFENMSNDDAVRILREIVSKPGPISLTVAKCWDPTPRSYFTIPRTEPVRPIDPAAWISHTTAMTGSFPHYGMSPTTSAITSTSSSLTSSIPDSEKFEDWPLTVKSEMPVIVKAMQLTDSGLEIRNRLWLKITISNAVIGADVVDWLFSRVQGFKDRREARKYASSLLKRGYLRHTVNKITFSEQCYYIFGDLSANMAGLSLNEGSSGTSEHDILAPLPHPACPWQLAQGFPYQYPPPQSYYPATCQEPTPNYGNGSAGSQQSEGSKSSGSIRTVGERRSSMGKEKEQKTDSKKVGVESEPDRTTGNIVHCERPASQLSHHSHCSHGLPGVLPIYQPTVQKASGPPGAPPVRDLAAVPPELIGSRQSFQKAMGNPCPHHPVICFCDRDSMLKCTPTYRVKSLQQAPFCCKEITWYVWVCLLLQLSNAQGNSLSKSSRKNLKIHHLTFKQPLHSATFSAAKERT comes from the exons TTGCACGAGTAAATGGACACACAAAACCAGATCGGCATCGCAATCCAGGTGGTTACGATAGTGCCTCCACTGTGATGAGCAGTGAGTTGGACTCGAGCAGCTTTATTGACTCCGACAATGACAATACTAGCAG GTTAAGCAGCTCGATGGAGCAGAGCACTTCGTCTCGACTCATGAGGAGGCACAAACGTAGGAGGCGGAGGCATCGCATGCGACAGATGGACAGG TCCTCATCATTGAGCAGCATCACAGACTCCACCATGTCACTCAATATTGTCACTGTGACACTAAACATGG AGAAGTACAATTTCCTGGGGATCAGCATCGTGGGTCAGAGTAATGACCGGGGAGATGGCGGAATTTACATTGGGTCGATAATGAAGGGGGGAGCAGTGGCAGCTGATGGCAGAATTGAGCCTGGTGACATGCTTCTGCAG GTCAATGACGTCAACTTTGAAAACATGAGCAATGATGATGCTGTGAGGATTCTACGGGAAATAGTCTCAAAACCTGG ACCCATCAGCTTAACAGTAGCCAAGTGTTGGGATCCCACTCCCAGGAGCTATTTCACCATTCCCAGGA CAGAACCAGTGAGACCTATTGACCCAGCAGCCTGGATTTCTCATACCACTGCAATGACAGGATCATTCCCCCACTACGGCATGAGCCCTACCACCAGTGCCATTACTTCCACCAGTTCGTCACTAACCAGCTCCATCCCAGACTCGGAAA AGTTTGAAGATTGGCCACTGACGGTTAAAAGTGAGATGCCAGTCATCGTCAAGGCAATGCAGTTGACTGACTCAGGACTGGAGATTCGTAATAGACTGTGGTTGAAGATCACCATTTCAAATGCTGTCATTG GAGCTGATGTAGTCGACTGGCTTTTCTCACGCGTGCAGGGATTTAAAGATCGGCGCGAAGCAAGAAAATATGCAAGCAGTTTGCTGAAGCGTGGCTACCTCAGGCATACAGTCAATAAAATTACCTTCTCTGAGCAGTGTTACTATATCTTTGGGGACCTCAGTGCCA ATATGGCTGGCTTGAGCTTAAATGAAGGTTCCAGTGGCACATCAGAACATGACATTCTTGCACCTCTCCCACATCCAGCTTGCCCCTGGCAGTTGGCTCAGGGGTTCCCGTATCAGTATCCACCGCCTCAGTCGTATTATCCAGCGACATGTCAAGAGCCTACCCCGAACTATGGAAATGGAAGTGCTGGAAGCCAGCAGAGTGAAG GAAGCAAAAGCAGTGGATCCATTCGGACTGTTGGTGAGAGAAGAAGCTCAATGGGGAAGGAAAAGGAACAGAAAACAGACTCAAAGAAAGTGGGGGTTGAGAGCGAACCTGACCGCACCACTGGGAACATTGTGCACTGTGAGCGACCAGCAAGCCAACTCAGTCACCACAGCCACTGTTCTCATGGACTTCCAGGGGTTCTGCCAATCTACCAGCCCACAGTCCAAAAAGCAAGTGGGCCTCCTGGAGCTCCCCCTGTCCGGGATCTAGCAGCTGTCCCCCCTGAGCTCATCGGCAGCCGGCAATCCTTCCAAAAGGCCATGGGGAATCCAT GTCCTCACCATCCAGTCATCTGCTTTTGTGACAGGGACTCCATGTTAAAGTGCACCCCGACCTATCGTGTAAAATCCCTTCAGCAAGCACCTTTTTGTTGTAAAGAAATAACGTGGTATGTATGGGTGTGTCTCCTTTTGCAACTCAGTAATGCACAAGGCAACAGCCTTTCAAAAAGTAGTCGAAAGAATTTAAAAATTCATCACTTGACATTTAAACAGCCCTTGCACTCAGCGACCTTCTCTGCTGCAAAGGAGAGGACTTAA
- the LOC144608071 gene encoding segment polarity protein dishevelled homolog DVL-1-like isoform X5 produces the protein MIMPSYLASMEEWFHGANTAGSRDGLDNDTGTESILSIRRERERHRRRNREREMHDDVARVNGHTKPDRHRNPGGYDSASTVMSSELDSSSFIDSDNDNTSRLSSSMEQSTSSRLMRRHKRRRRRHRMRQMDRSSSLSSITDSTMSLNIVTVTLNMEKYNFLGISIVGQSNDRGDGGIYIGSIMKGGAVAADGRIEPGDMLLQVNDVNFENMSNDDAVRILREIVSKPGPISLTVAKCWDPTPRSYFTIPRTEPVRPIDPAAWISHTTAMTGSFPHYGMSPTTSAITSTSSSLTSSIPDSEKFEDWPLTVKSEMPVIVKAMQLTDSGLEIRNRLWLKITISNAVIGADVVDWLFSRVQGFKDRREARKYASSLLKRGYLRHTVNKITFSEQCYYIFGDLSANMAGLSLNEGSSGTSEHDILAPLPHPACPWQLAQGFPYQYPPPQSYYPATCQEPTPNYGNGSAGSQQSEGSKSSGSIRTVGERRSSMGKEKEQKTDSKKVGVESEPDRTTGNIVHCERPASQLSHHSHCSHGLPGVLPIYQPTVQKASGPPGAPPVRDLAAVPPELIGSRQSFQKAMGNPCPHHPVICFCDRDSMLKCTPTYRVKSLQQAPFCCKEITWYVWVCLLLQLSNAQGNSLSKSSRKNLKIHHLTFKQPLHSATFSAAKERT, from the exons TTGCACGAGTAAATGGACACACAAAACCAGATCGGCATCGCAATCCAGGTGGTTACGATAGTGCCTCCACTGTGATGAGCAGTGAGTTGGACTCGAGCAGCTTTATTGACTCCGACAATGACAATACTAGCAG GTTAAGCAGCTCGATGGAGCAGAGCACTTCGTCTCGACTCATGAGGAGGCACAAACGTAGGAGGCGGAGGCATCGCATGCGACAGATGGACAGG TCCTCATCATTGAGCAGCATCACAGACTCCACCATGTCACTCAATATTGTCACTGTGACACTAAACATGG AGAAGTACAATTTCCTGGGGATCAGCATCGTGGGTCAGAGTAATGACCGGGGAGATGGCGGAATTTACATTGGGTCGATAATGAAGGGGGGAGCAGTGGCAGCTGATGGCAGAATTGAGCCTGGTGACATGCTTCTGCAG GTCAATGACGTCAACTTTGAAAACATGAGCAATGATGATGCTGTGAGGATTCTACGGGAAATAGTCTCAAAACCTGG ACCCATCAGCTTAACAGTAGCCAAGTGTTGGGATCCCACTCCCAGGAGCTATTTCACCATTCCCAGGA CAGAACCAGTGAGACCTATTGACCCAGCAGCCTGGATTTCTCATACCACTGCAATGACAGGATCATTCCCCCACTACGGCATGAGCCCTACCACCAGTGCCATTACTTCCACCAGTTCGTCACTAACCAGCTCCATCCCAGACTCGGAAA AGTTTGAAGATTGGCCACTGACGGTTAAAAGTGAGATGCCAGTCATCGTCAAGGCAATGCAGTTGACTGACTCAGGACTGGAGATTCGTAATAGACTGTGGTTGAAGATCACCATTTCAAATGCTGTCATTG GAGCTGATGTAGTCGACTGGCTTTTCTCACGCGTGCAGGGATTTAAAGATCGGCGCGAAGCAAGAAAATATGCAAGCAGTTTGCTGAAGCGTGGCTACCTCAGGCATACAGTCAATAAAATTACCTTCTCTGAGCAGTGTTACTATATCTTTGGGGACCTCAGTGCCA ATATGGCTGGCTTGAGCTTAAATGAAGGTTCCAGTGGCACATCAGAACATGACATTCTTGCACCTCTCCCACATCCAGCTTGCCCCTGGCAGTTGGCTCAGGGGTTCCCGTATCAGTATCCACCGCCTCAGTCGTATTATCCAGCGACATGTCAAGAGCCTACCCCGAACTATGGAAATGGAAGTGCTGGAAGCCAGCAGAGTGAAG GAAGCAAAAGCAGTGGATCCATTCGGACTGTTGGTGAGAGAAGAAGCTCAATGGGGAAGGAAAAGGAACAGAAAACAGACTCAAAGAAAGTGGGGGTTGAGAGCGAACCTGACCGCACCACTGGGAACATTGTGCACTGTGAGCGACCAGCAAGCCAACTCAGTCACCACAGCCACTGTTCTCATGGACTTCCAGGGGTTCTGCCAATCTACCAGCCCACAGTCCAAAAAGCAAGTGGGCCTCCTGGAGCTCCCCCTGTCCGGGATCTAGCAGCTGTCCCCCCTGAGCTCATCGGCAGCCGGCAATCCTTCCAAAAGGCCATGGGGAATCCAT GTCCTCACCATCCAGTCATCTGCTTTTGTGACAGGGACTCCATGTTAAAGTGCACCCCGACCTATCGTGTAAAATCCCTTCAGCAAGCACCTTTTTGTTGTAAAGAAATAACGTGGTATGTATGGGTGTGTCTCCTTTTGCAACTCAGTAATGCACAAGGCAACAGCCTTTCAAAAAGTAGTCGAAAGAATTTAAAAATTCATCACTTGACATTTAAACAGCCCTTGCACTCAGCGACCTTCTCTGCTGCAAAGGAGAGGACTTAA
- the LOC144608071 gene encoding segment polarity protein dishevelled homolog DVL-1-like isoform X7, with protein MSSELDSSSFIDSDNDNTSRLSSSMEQSTSSRLMRRHKRRRRRHRMRQMDRSSSLSSITDSTMSLNIVTVTLNMEKYNFLGISIVGQSNDRGDGGIYIGSIMKGGAVAADGRIEPGDMLLQVNDVNFENMSNDDAVRILREIVSKPGPISLTVAKCWDPTPRSYFTIPRTEPVRPIDPAAWISHTTAMTGSFPHYGMSPTTSAITSTSSSLTSSIPDSEKFEDWPLTVKSEMPVIVKAMQLTDSGLEIRNRLWLKITISNAVIGADVVDWLFSRVQGFKDRREARKYASSLLKRGYLRHTVNKITFSEQCYYIFGDLSANMAGLSLNEGSSGTSEHDILAPLPHPACPWQLAQGFPYQYPPPQSYYPATCQEPTPNYGNGSAGSQQSEGSKSSGSIRTVGERRSSMGKEKEQKTDSKKVGVESEPDRTTGNIVHCERPASQLSHHSHCSHGLPGVLPIYQPTVQKASGPPGAPPVRDLAAVPPELIGSRQSFQKAMGNPCPHHPVICFCDRDSMLKCTPTYRVKSLQQAPFCCKEITWYVWVCLLLQLSNAQGNSLSKSSRKNLKIHHLTFKQPLHSATFSAAKERT; from the exons ATGAGCAGTGAGTTGGACTCGAGCAGCTTTATTGACTCCGACAATGACAATACTAGCAG GTTAAGCAGCTCGATGGAGCAGAGCACTTCGTCTCGACTCATGAGGAGGCACAAACGTAGGAGGCGGAGGCATCGCATGCGACAGATGGACAGG TCCTCATCATTGAGCAGCATCACAGACTCCACCATGTCACTCAATATTGTCACTGTGACACTAAACATGG AGAAGTACAATTTCCTGGGGATCAGCATCGTGGGTCAGAGTAATGACCGGGGAGATGGCGGAATTTACATTGGGTCGATAATGAAGGGGGGAGCAGTGGCAGCTGATGGCAGAATTGAGCCTGGTGACATGCTTCTGCAG GTCAATGACGTCAACTTTGAAAACATGAGCAATGATGATGCTGTGAGGATTCTACGGGAAATAGTCTCAAAACCTGG ACCCATCAGCTTAACAGTAGCCAAGTGTTGGGATCCCACTCCCAGGAGCTATTTCACCATTCCCAGGA CAGAACCAGTGAGACCTATTGACCCAGCAGCCTGGATTTCTCATACCACTGCAATGACAGGATCATTCCCCCACTACGGCATGAGCCCTACCACCAGTGCCATTACTTCCACCAGTTCGTCACTAACCAGCTCCATCCCAGACTCGGAAA AGTTTGAAGATTGGCCACTGACGGTTAAAAGTGAGATGCCAGTCATCGTCAAGGCAATGCAGTTGACTGACTCAGGACTGGAGATTCGTAATAGACTGTGGTTGAAGATCACCATTTCAAATGCTGTCATTG GAGCTGATGTAGTCGACTGGCTTTTCTCACGCGTGCAGGGATTTAAAGATCGGCGCGAAGCAAGAAAATATGCAAGCAGTTTGCTGAAGCGTGGCTACCTCAGGCATACAGTCAATAAAATTACCTTCTCTGAGCAGTGTTACTATATCTTTGGGGACCTCAGTGCCA ATATGGCTGGCTTGAGCTTAAATGAAGGTTCCAGTGGCACATCAGAACATGACATTCTTGCACCTCTCCCACATCCAGCTTGCCCCTGGCAGTTGGCTCAGGGGTTCCCGTATCAGTATCCACCGCCTCAGTCGTATTATCCAGCGACATGTCAAGAGCCTACCCCGAACTATGGAAATGGAAGTGCTGGAAGCCAGCAGAGTGAAG GAAGCAAAAGCAGTGGATCCATTCGGACTGTTGGTGAGAGAAGAAGCTCAATGGGGAAGGAAAAGGAACAGAAAACAGACTCAAAGAAAGTGGGGGTTGAGAGCGAACCTGACCGCACCACTGGGAACATTGTGCACTGTGAGCGACCAGCAAGCCAACTCAGTCACCACAGCCACTGTTCTCATGGACTTCCAGGGGTTCTGCCAATCTACCAGCCCACAGTCCAAAAAGCAAGTGGGCCTCCTGGAGCTCCCCCTGTCCGGGATCTAGCAGCTGTCCCCCCTGAGCTCATCGGCAGCCGGCAATCCTTCCAAAAGGCCATGGGGAATCCAT GTCCTCACCATCCAGTCATCTGCTTTTGTGACAGGGACTCCATGTTAAAGTGCACCCCGACCTATCGTGTAAAATCCCTTCAGCAAGCACCTTTTTGTTGTAAAGAAATAACGTGGTATGTATGGGTGTGTCTCCTTTTGCAACTCAGTAATGCACAAGGCAACAGCCTTTCAAAAAGTAGTCGAAAGAATTTAAAAATTCATCACTTGACATTTAAACAGCCCTTGCACTCAGCGACCTTCTCTGCTGCAAAGGAGAGGACTTAA